From the Juglans microcarpa x Juglans regia isolate MS1-56 chromosome 7D, Jm3101_v1.0, whole genome shotgun sequence genome, the window ACAAAGGATCGCTGGCGGAGTGAAATTGTTGAAAATGAAGGGGGGAGACAGAGAAGACAAAGGAAGACGAAGGGAAGAtgaaggaagatgaagagaagaagtCTGGAGGAGTGAGTTTCGAAACATAGGGAATGAGTGAAAGAAAACGGTTTGTTTCGTTCAAAACGCGTCGTTTCACTTGCCACGGGGGCAAGGGTTCCACCACGGTTACCCAAGACGGTTGcagatataatttttcttcaccaaaatatataaaactttgttttctcgtatttttcacttttaataatttatattaaaaaaaaatcttcccaTGCATGATTTTTGGCATCTATACAAACACATTGATAAATCTACTCAACACCACTTAAACGCAAAATCCTAATCCGATTTTATGTCTTCAGCGATCCCATTTGCTTCAAAGCTTCCTCCACCTCAAGTTTTGTAAACTCCTTCAGCAACTCTACATTCATTTGATCAGTTACTCTTGGCTCAAGCTCCTTTAGACACTCCTCAATAGCTTCTACTGCCGGTTGTGTTGAACAGAGGATTGAATTGAAGTGTTCATAGAAAACCTCTTCTATCCCTTCTTGCTCAATCACCAATCTGCCCTGGGcactttttatttcctttatctGATTTTTCCTCCTCCTCTGAGTGGCACATGAATGGAAGAACTTAGTGTTTTTGTCTCCCAATTGGTACCATGTTCTCTTTGCTATTTGTCTCCACTTTAAGTCCTCTTGTTCCAGCAAAGATCTCAGTTCTTCTTGTAGACTTCTTATCATCTCAACATTATGTGACCCCTCATTTTCCTGCTCCCTCCTTAAGATCTCAGTTTTCTGCTTCATAATCATATCAGCCTCCTTATCTCTCGCCTTACTTCATCTAATAAGGTCACCCATACACCTATGCAACTTTTCTTgcacatttttaaaagaataatgaacTACATCAGACCTCTCCCAAGCCCCTTCCACCACTAATTCTCCTTCCTCATCCCTTGTCGACTTAGCTTCAAATCTGAAtaatcttctctttttcttcctaGCTGAATATTGTTGTCTCAGGTCTAGCAGCAATGCCTTTTGGTCAGACTGAGATACTATCAGAACTTCCACCACTTTATCATAGAAAATTCCAGACCATTGGAGATTAGCCATAACTCTATCCAACCTCTCCTTTGTATATGTGTTATCCATGTGTTTATTAATCCAGGTATATTTACTTCATTTCCAGCCCAAGTCAAAAATACCATTCTTTTCTAAGGCTTGCCTAAAGTCCTCCATCTGAGCCTCTGGCCTGGGTCTTTCCCCCAACTTTTCATCTTGATACAACACCTCATTAAAATCCTCGATTACACACTATGGCTTCTCAATTGAAGGATTTAGTAAGGATAACAAATTCCAAGTTCCTCTCCTTTTGCTAACCTCGAGATGCCCATAGAAGCCCATAAACACCCAGGCCACCTTTTTCTCTTCACTTATAACAGTAGTTTTAATATGATGTtgggaaaaattaataatttccaCATCCATCTCCCCACACCACAGCAATGCCAAGCCCCATTTTCTTCCCATCGAGTCAACAACAAAACAATCTGCCCATCCCTATCTCTATTTAATACTCTCAACTTTGCAAGCTATTAACTTAGTCTTTATTAAGAAGACCATTTTAGGTTTCTTTTCCTTCACCAACAAGAGAAGGTTTTGAACTGTCCGAATCTTCCCAAGTCCCCGGCAGTTCTATCTTAGTATTTTCATAACTGCTGGTGGGGCTGGCTTACAGCCTCCACCAATATCGTACTTCTTCTAGATGCCCCATCCTCACCatgtaattttccttttttcaagaCTCCTTTACTGTCTTCCTCAAAGTCCTCACTTCTAAGTCTACATTTTACACCTGCTACTATGTCTCCAACACCTTTCTTCCCCACTCCCcttgcccttctcttccatcttCTTCTCTCCAAGCCCCCATCATTCTCACCCATCTCTTTATCGTGATCACTGTGCTAAAGACTAGTCATAGCATTAGTCTCAAGTAGCTCCTCTGTTGTCAATCCTCCCCTGTCATCTCACTCCTCTCCTTTCCCTCTTTCAGTATTTCTAACAAGCACCTGTTGTTCATCCCTTCCCTTTGATCCCAGAGCCCCTTTTTCCAAACCTTTTGGTTCCTTCTCAAACACACTTGTCTCCATAACACCCTGTGTATTGATGTCAACTTCATTAGCCTCCCTTTCGTCAGTTACAGATTCATTATAGGACTTCCCATCGCTCTCGCCcattttttcattgtatttgTAACTGAAAGACTCTGAGACCTTCCCCTTCCCAGTATAGTTGGCACGAAGCCATGCCGCATATTGAGCTCTTTCGTTGTTCCCTACCATACCCATACAACTCTCTACTCCATGACATATTTTCCCATATTTGAAACACAGTTTGAGAAGTTTCTCATAGCTCAAAGGGATCACGATTCTACTGCCCAATACATCTATGGTTCGACCCCTAGTAATTTTCTTCCTTagatttatttcaattttaaccCGTAAATGACTTCCCCACCCAATCCCATCCTCCCTTATATCTACTTCTTTCACAGTTCCAATCGTTGCCCCTATTTGCAACCCCACTTCTCTCGTCATACAAGCCAACGACAGATTGTTTAGATGGACCCAGAACACCTCATGGTCAAAGTTCAGACCATCAAGCATATTGGAGTACGGTGGGGGAGGAGGTGAGTAGGGCAGTACTGTGTTTCTTAAATGGGGAGGGAGAGATGGAGGAATGTGTTAATAGTACCTTTTTAGCTTTGATCCCTAAAGTTAAAAACTCTATTGTTGATAGTGAATTCCGACCCATTAGTTTATGTAACGTATTGTATAAGATTGCCTCGAAGACACTTGCTAATAGGCTCAAGAAGATTTTGCCCATTATTATTTCCTGCAATCAAAGTGCCTTTATTCCTGGAAGACTCATAACAAGTAACGTGATGATAGCCTATGAATCCTTGCACACAATGAAGACAAGACAAAAAGGAAGGGATGGCAGTATGGCTCTCAAGCTAGATATGTCAAAAGCCTATGTTAGGTTAGAGTGGAGATACCTAGAGGCGGTTATGAGAAAGTTGAGATTTGGTGACAGATGGGTCTCCCTGATTATGAAGTGTGTTTCTACTGTGACATACTCAATACTCGTTAATGGGGAAGCGGGAAAAATGCTGAAACCAACAAGGGGAATAAGACAAGGGAATCTCATATCCCCTTACTTGTTCATCCTATATGTTGAAGAGTTAAGTTCACTGATTAATGCAGCTGATGGTAGAGAGGATATAAGTGGAATGACTGTTGCAAGGGGAGGAACAAGGATTAGCCACCTACTATTTACTGATGATTGTGTAATATTTGGGAGAGCAAAGTTAGATGAGTGGTTGAAGATTAAAGATCTACAGAAGAAATATGAGCAAGCATCAAGTTAGTGTTTAAATATGCagaaaacttcaatttttttcagcTCTAATACTGCTGGAGCTACTAGAGTACAAATTCAGAGGGCAGCAGGGGTATCCATCTGTGggaattatgaaaaataccttaGCTCCCAACCATGGTTGGTAGATCAAGGTATATCACCTTCAAGAATTTGAAAGAAAGGGTTTGGTCCAAACTCAGCAGCTGGAAGAACTCTTTCCTATCACAGGCAAGTAAGGAAATTTCATTAAAAGCCGTGGCTCAAGGAATACCTACTTTCACTATGAGTGTATTTAGACTCCCTCGGAGACTATGCAAAGAAATAGCATCCCTATTGGCAAGATTCTGGTGGGGccataaacaaaatgaaaagaaaatccaatGGAGAAGTTGATTTAATATAGGAGAGTCAAAAATTAATGGGGGATTGGGTTTCCGAGACTTTGAGTGCTTTAACAAGGCAATGCTTGCAAAGCAGTGCTGGAAGATGCTGAAGCAACCTGATTCCTTAGTGGCTAAGATCATGAAAGAAAAGTATTTCAAGAAAGTGGGGATAGTGAATGCTAAATTGGGATATGGGCCTTCATTTATATGGAGGAGCTTGTGGTCATCTTTGGGATTAGTGAAGGAGAGGCTGCTGTGGAGGGTGGGAGATGGTAGTAAAATTCATATTTGGAGGGATAAGTGGTTGCCAACTCAAACCACTCACCGTGTGCAATCTTCCATTAAAAACCTGTCTGCTGGTTCTTTTGTGCAGCAGCTCATCGACACTGAAGCTGGGGCATGGAAGAAGGAACTGATATTTGACACCTTCAATGGTGAGGAAGATGAAACTATATGTTGCATCCCTCTAAGTAGATGGGGAACACCAAACAGAGTAGTGTGGGGGTGCTCTAAGGATGGTAAGTTCTCGGTAAAGAGTGCTTACCATCTAATGaaaagatgaggaaaagaaatggggAATTTTCCAATGATAATAATGTAGGGAAAGTTTGGAAATTGATATGGGGATTAAATATTCAAAATGTGGTGAAACATTTTCTGTGAAAGGCAACCCATAACCTACTCCCAACGAAACTAAACTTGTATAAGAAGCACATCACTGAGTCTAATTGTTGTCCTATTTGTGAGAGGGAACCCGAGACATTTATGCATGCTGTGTGGAGTTGCCCAGCAACCTCAGATGTTTGGGCTGAGAAGGAAAGTCTAGTGAATAAATGGTGTAGTGCAGAGGATGTTTTTGTGGATTGGTGGGTGAAATTGAATGCTTTTCTCAAAGAAAAGGACGTGGAGGTGGTAGCATGTATTATGAGGAAGATTTGGATGAGGAgaaattctttcctttttgagaAGAATTTTGAACACCCGAAGAAGCTCATTACTACTGCAACCCAGGGACTAAAGGAATTCAAAGCTGCCCAGGAAACTGTTTTACTACTGCAACAGAAAACTCAGCTGCAAAGGAATGTGGATAGAAGTGTGATTAAATAGGAAAAACCAGAGGAAATGGTAGTGAAAGCAAACTGGGATGTTGCTGTGGATGTCAGAAACAAAAATGTGGGAATTAGAGTGGCTATCAGGGACTCAAATGGAGAGGTAGTAGCCTGCCTCTGTTCTTGTTTTGTTAACATTAGTAACCCAAGTGTGGCCGAAGCTATGGGGTTAAGGAGAGCTGCTTTTTTGTGTACTGAACTAGAGTTATCAGACATGATATTGGAAGGGGATTCTAAGTTAGTTGTGAATGCTACAATTAGTGGGGAGGAGATAGGAGCTGAATATGGGAGTATCATAGAGGATGTTAGAAGAGTGATTAATGGGAGGTTGAACTGGGGTATACGGTTTATATATAGAGAAGCAAATTGTATAGCACACAAACTAACAAAGTTAGCAATTAATTCTTCTGATGAAAGGGTGTGGTTAGAAGATAGTCTAATAGAAATTAAGAATGATATACTTATGGAGAAGTATTGTAATGACTGATTTTAGTTATCAATGAAGGAAGTatgtttcaatttcaaaaaaaaaaaaaaagagtttgagcACAAAAGGTAAGTTTTATGTCAATTAGAATTTGAGCTTAAGAcatcaatttttcatttttttcacttCCTAAAATATTCCCTGAATCTCCGCATCGTGATATTACTATTTATCCTTGAATTATTCTCCTATAAAAGTTATTTGTCAGAAAAAATAGGATGCTCTGCATTAGTTGcgaaggaaaaaggaaaaacgaATATATAGCACTAGAAGATTATTCTCTTACTAATGCTATATTAAATGAAGGCTAGTTttacaaaattgaaatttattgtaataaaatgacatgtttataatgatttattGTAGAATGAATTGTAAAAACGTTATAAGAGAATCGAAAGTAGATCGTGTGGACCCATCAAATTGCCTAGAGCAAaaagtattatgttttttttttttttttttttgtgtaaaaagtttcctcaaaatatttacaaaacaaTCCTAAAATGTTATAGCAATaaaaacactcaaaaaatacttcttaAAATGCTATATTACCGAAACACCAAATTAAATACTTAACGAAAATACTTGCACGAAATCTAACCATTCAAACAAgtccaccataaaaaaaaaaaaaaattggaaaaaataaataaattagcaaTAATTCATAATGCAGTTTGAGCTGGAATTGAATACCATTCTGCATACCCAAACGCAGTGAAGAGTACATGAATGATGAATCCATCCATCACGTCTCAACTATTTGCCCAATTTTTCCATGTCATTGAAAAATGATCATGGAAAGAGTAGTGACAGGCTTATCcatctattatttaaatatttttttattttttatattatttttttaacatctttaattaattagaaaaaattaaaaaatatataattttattaaatcttatttttttaattattaagtaaaataaaaaataataataaatagataataatagaGTAATAAGTTTACACATCACTCCGCTATAAAATTCACGTACGGAGAAGAGTAATGAACCCGTGAAAAGCGTCCACGTTTGTCACTC encodes:
- the LOC121239502 gene encoding uncharacterized protein LOC121239502 — translated: MVVKANWDVAVDVRNKNVGIRVAIRDSNGEVVACLCSCFVNISNPSVAEAMGLRRAAFLCTELELSDMILEGDSKLVVNATISGEEIGAEYGSIIEDVRRVINGRLNWGIRFIYREANCIAHKLTKLAINSSDERVWLEDSLIEIKNDILMEKYCND